Proteins from one Oryza sativa Japonica Group chromosome 12, ASM3414082v1 genomic window:
- the LOC107275364 gene encoding uncharacterized protein, with translation MSPPPPRRSRARPRRPPDTIHSWIILDRCAHCSDGDVVGDDDDDDVTASESAHTCSGRRIRASLRVADPPAVSRLHLHRLDGPWPDAYDLHHAEVLAAHNGAILFRTGVPFSDPGFVAPGHFPVDYFVYTAGGGAAASPPSLTRLPPCFIGGFSDPAEDEYYKPYRVQRQRIMLGENIGFLSGDVAGEFTVADIRNYDGNSLELCIFNHHATLPSPSPEQSPEQWRIQRVPKIGDDDELPKWVNDLVLPLHGHYLCCVDFYNGILLIDADNLQQFSYIPLPEEAMNGSRRVDDDEDDPDPARRVSVTGAGLVTLVCVDKIATRGKITRDFTIKSWVLTNIHHHHNNKSRRRWRRSFAMGSDEFWRI, from the coding sequence AtgagtccgccgccgccgcggcgatcgAGAGCCCGGCCGAGGAGACCGCCGGACACGATCCACAGCTGGATAATTCTCGACCGGTGCGCCCActgcagcgacggcgacgtcgtcggcgacgacgacgacgacgacgtgacGGCGTCGGAGAGCGCCCACACCTGCagcggccgccgcatccgcgcctccctccgcgtcgccgacccgcccgccgtctcccgcctccacctccaccgcctcgACGGGCCGTGGCCGGACGCCTACGACCTGCACCACGCCGAGGTCCTCGCCGCCCACAATGGCGCCATCCTCTTCCGCACCGGCGTCCCCTTCTCCGACCCGGGCTTCGTCGCGCCGGGGCACTTCCCCGTCGACTACTTCGTCtacaccgccggcggcggcgccgccgcctcgccgccgtcgctcacgCGGCTGCCACCTTGCTTCATCGGCGGCTTCTCCGACCCGGCCGAGGACGAGTACTACAAGCCGTACCGAGTCCAGCGGCAGCGGATCATGCTGGGCGAGAACATCGGCTTCCTCtccggcgacgtcgccggcgagtTCACGGTGGCGGACATCAGAAACTACGACGGTAATTCCCTCGAGCTCTGCATCTTCAACCACCATGCcaccttgccgtcgccgtcgccggagcagTCGCCGGAGCAATGGAGGATCCAGCGTGTACCCAAgattggcgacgacgacgagctccccAAATGGGTGAACGACCTCGTCCTCCCCCTGCACGGCCACTACCTCTGCTGCGTCGACTTCTACAACGGCATACTGCTCATCGACGCCGATAACCTGCAGCAATTCAGCTACATCCCGCTGCCGGAGGAGGCCATGAATGGCAGCCGccgcgtcgacgacgacgaggacgaccccGACCCAGCTCGCCGCGTCTccgtcaccggcgccggccTCGTCACGCTCGTCTGCGTAGACAAGATCGCCACACGCGGCAAGATCACGAGAGATTTCACCATCAAATCATGGGT